GCCCCAGGAGATTTTTATCTCTCTGTATGTGTAcagtaaacacaaaaaaaccctgagTACTCCATTATACTGCATTTCAACAGGGTGTCTGCTGGTccttaaaaagcctttaaaaagccttattcaattaaaaaagggcattaaaactcacaaaaagtcttaaatttgaattttagAAGTCTTTAattgacacacacattttatctaattttatgtatccatattttaatttctttttgtcaaaataagtcGAGCTGTTCTGCATCAacgtccacatttctgatgttacaaatcactGAACCTAATACTGTCTTTTCACTTTACACTTGCACTCACCTGTTGGCAAAACTTAGATTACTGAACTCACTAGCTGTAGGGACGCTGCCCCCATAGAAGTTCCCATATgggattttaattttaattcgaTCAAAATGAGCTTTTAATTGCCATTAGGGTTGGGTGATATAtcaatatagggtcaagttgcgttaTATATCGCATACCAgtgttcatctctcctctctcacacactccgCACAGCTCCACCCCACTCATTCACaagttctccatcaacactaacagagacacagagctgctcctctgtttaatctgtctgttaatttgtctacagtgtgacatcggtctatatgttgcacatgcttcactaaatcagtctgtgagatgaatgaaattaccGCAGCACATGTGCAGTCCAGCGCTGcgctgctagtttgtgtgtgaggtgggtCATAGCGTGTCACTGTTgttcttggtagttgtagtctgtTGTGTGACATGGtgacagcgcctggatgcaggcgacagatctgtttaaaaaatgcagcgacaacacagacgtttcatGTACAAGACGTATATAACCTCGGCCTCTCTGGTGAAGCTTTGTGTGCATAAGTAAGATTAacagcctaaataaataaaaacgttCCAGCACttgattcatttgaaaggccaacAGATGGAAAACGACTTTATAACTCCCCCACAAAGATCTTTAATTGTGTCAAACTCCACTGGATTTAGGCCTACTTGATACctttatactcatgttatagttttgtgtcctgtgctgcgaacctttaaacctctgtagctccagtgctatgTGCAAAACGCTAATGTACAgctctgctgtttattttatatagtttttcatttacatgttgtgcagctacatattttcaaacagggtaaaaaaaaaatccctgtctttgcattttattttgatcacagtctgtttttctaAAGTGTtcgtgacatctcaaatgtggctttgacttgcaactgaaaacatgtcgcccattttgtagaaaataccgagatatgaatCTTTGTCCATATCAACCAGCTCTAACTGCAGTCATCAAAAGCAAAAGTTATACGGACTCTTCTTTGTGTTCCCAgttgacacaaaaacaagttGAAACAAGTTATTGTtgttaaatataataaatagatTATTTAAATTTGACCATATGATCTTAATGTGTTAGTTTCCAAAAAATATGGCAGTTACATAACACTGGAGACCGTGTAGCCGTACCGTGTCTTTTTTAAGAAGGTTTTGGTAAGATTAAATAGTCTACAAATTGGCATAGCTTTCAgtgctggaaaaaaatcatgaccATAAAATCTACAACTGTGGCTCTGGAGAATCGTGACACCcatactgtacagtatattCATGGTTTAAGACTCTGTGAAAACTCTACCTGACCTCGGCCCATTAAAAACTGTGTGGCACTTTTAAAGAGATGAGCAGATGTGGAGAGCATTATTAAAATCTCAGCTTCACCTGCTCAGACTGCAggctgcttttacttttaaaaatgtgttcataGGGATAACTACGGCTCTAGTGTCTCTTCCAGATGGCAAGCGTTCACTTCTGGTTTAAAATGTAGCAGGAAATACATCCTCACTGACCCTGTACTTCCTGCTATACTGTCCAGTTTTTACAATAAAGTTTTTAGTGTTCTGACATTTGGAATATGATAAATATCTTTcctaaaaaaaagtgtgtttcatTACTGTTAATGTACTGCTTCATCAAATATATTGCTTTAACATcccttttttatctttttttacaaaaactatataaatctctttttattttcttgtgttttataCAATAAAATTACTCCAACATGTAAGAGGAAATATGATATAGGTGCACCCAACATAACCCAGTTACAGTAAGTAGGGCATTACAAAAACACCACTCAGACAGccaatgtgttattttttgtatttttctcacCATGACTGTGCCCCTGCTTTCCCACAGCCGTGAGGAGGAAGTACTGCTGATATAATAACTGTCCTTTTAACAGCAGTAAAACAGATATAGTGTAACTCCCTGGGTGCTGATTGCCGGGGAGGATTTCCCCCTCTCTGCTTCTGAGACCCCCTTCTGTGGTCATTCATTTTTTCTCCAGTGGGGATACATGTTATCCCTGCTTCTGGTGAGACTGAATAAATTAAATGCATCTCATATTTCCACCGGTGGAGTTGTTAAGCATTACGAgctattttaaaaacacatggaTCAGAGTCGCAAGTGGATTGAACTCTCATATGTTCATACGGTGCTGCTGTTTTTCGCAGTTTTTGCTGTCATCATTTGCAGGCACTGGGAGGTGTTCTTTTCAACATGTACATATCAACACTCATGTTCTCTGAGGCAGCTTTGTACTCCTACTTTACATTGGAGACTGTCTTTACAGCCATCTGAACGCAGCAGGCATCTGTTTGCTTCtgcactctctctctgattAATTATTCTACACATGAACAGGCGCGTTGGAAACTGAGGCATTGAAACATTTCATACAGCTCCACGTAAAATTGTGGAACACCTAAAATGTCTCACTCCACTTCTAATTCCCTCTGGACTATTCGTTCCTCCCAGTCTTTCTGCCCAGTTTCTTCATCGGGGTAATGGCTGAGTGTGCATGTCGTCTTTTACAAAACAACGCTGGCCAATATGTTGCCTGGAGCTTCACATTTTTAACTCTACTACAGGTAGATGTGCATTTTTAAGTTTCGACTGACTAAAACTTTCTGCAGAAACTGTCATGCCCCTTTTCGACAGTCATCCATTACAACAGAGCTAccttcttgaaggtgtgtctctAACTGATGACTGCTTGTCTTgcgtgatgacatttaaaagcagcgGGCTGATCCACATTTTAAGTCCCctgttgtttttgctgcatgtgtttttccatcacacagcaggaCAGGTagaagaagtttacctgttggaggtgagctgtttgcagaggtgcagtaagagcctgttgtctgcagctcttaatcaacatctcactgtggctgtttctgcttttactttccTCCCTGTCATATTATTAGACTtgtctttattgaagaaaagccacTAACAAAGTTTCGCTAATTCAGTGATTAACACGTCATTTCCTacagattcttcacaataaaagtcccctgttattttgttatgtataaACTTtcattgtgaagcagcaaaattaggaaatgttgagttttcgagcagcaacttcacacattTTCTAATATGGCTGATAgggaacatgaaacagtaaaataaagcagatatctaaagtaaaaataggacgcaggagagaaactaaactaaactacaaAAGCACTGAGAGCTTTTAAAAAcgtctttctctctggtctcctgcagtcAGCGGTCtcgcaataaataaataaatcaaatgtcggaaaattaaggcccttaaaaagtattaaaaagtcttaattgtgattttatgaagtattaaattttcttggcattcaagctttgacaaaaagtatccatgaatatataatttattttcctccttgcGACTACTACAAACAGTGATGTGTAGGTAGACACACTCTGACTGCCACTCGAgcggaaaaaaaaagtccaaaaaagttaataacttaaaaattatggcgaaagggtagtttcttgcaacccaagttaataacttaaaaattatggcgaaagggtagtttcttgcaaccctagaattaagataaaaaatattcacaaacgaaaaagcacttctggttgctgataagtagtgtttaacttttgatttaacactaaaatttAAAACCCTTGGCGCGCACTgcagcacaagcagacagatgcgcgactcagagcagcatatgtcactgacaccagactcagagcgcagcggaCCGGTGNGTTATGACCTaaggtgtattttaataaacctgcctttggtttaatttattctttcaagcTTTATTGCTTCTCATTTTATCTGaattctgttgtatgtttgtgctccatagatttaattgcaaactacaactgtttagtaagttaaagatgcgttgctgctaacgacagcttgaagtggcgatgaggacttaaggttttttggaggtcttaaaaaagtcttaaaaaggtattgaaattaacctcaggattcctgcatataccctgcttttggacctactgctgagaaggtccatctccggcgtgtctaaactgacaatggaaacaaaaatcGACACTCCTGACTCACTGGGCAGGGCGCACCTGACTGCGATCTGGCTGCGACGCTGGGTTTACGATAGAGTGCGCGGTCTCCTTTTGtacaaacagagcagcagccaaCCATTGACTTGTGTCAGTAAAGAGATTTAAAACGCTCAGGAAGGGAAAGTACTGTCAGCTGCACATGATGACTCATTACTAACAtgtatgtttttctgtttaggTCTGGGTATAGCGTCGCTGCTCATTGCCCTGCTGGTCCGAGTCCTGTTCACCTTCGCCTGTGTGTTGTGTGCGGGCTTTAACTTGAGGGAAAAAATCTTCATAGCCCTGGCGTGGATGCCCAAAGCCACAGTGCAGGTATGTAAGCGCTGAAATATTAGTCAGCTGCACACTCGTCTTTCTGAGAGTCTCATTTTTGTGGTGCATGCCTGCAAATGTTTTTCTATCGGAAAATAGACACTCAACATGTTTTTTCTAACTTCAAGCATCCTCTCATTGTGATGGTTAATTTGTTGAGTAAAGATGAAAAActcatgttgttttttcccatCAGGCAGCTATAGGTTCCACGGCTTTAGACATGGCCAGGACAAAAGAGGACACGCAGCTGCAGAAGTACGGCATGGATGTGCTCACTGTGGCCGTGCTGTCCATACTGTTCACAGCTCCTGTAGGAGCTCTTGTCATAGGACTCAGTGGACCTCACCTGCTACAAAAACCAAAGAACTCTGCCTGTGGTGAGCGAGTCAAACCCAATTTATCAGCCTTCTTCTTAGGTGGGTAAAGGTCTACATTCAACACTTCAGCACCAGCTCAGCAGCCCTGTGGACCCTGGCTTCGTAGTTGTGCTCGAGTAGTGAATATAGTCTTCCCTTCTTCACCTTTGTGATAGATGCATCCACTCAGATAAGGATTTGCATAGTTGTAGGTTGCCTTTGTTTACCCTGTCATTCAAGCCCTCATGTCTTTTACATCCACACAACACTGGCATTGTTTAAGTACACTGAACTAACCACACAGCAGAATTACAACTCATGCTTGTTGTACTCTTTCATTTGTTTACTAAATCCGACTAGCATGCGATCAGTCTTTCACTGAGGCTTTTCCATCTGTCTCCTCTCCGTCTTCCCCAGGCACCGCAGCAGGAGGCGAAGATGACACTGAAACTCCCGTCACCTACGAGAGCACCCTCTGACATCACCCATCTCCACCCAGTAAGCAAGGACATTTAAAGAGACTTGcctggtgctttcacacctcAAACATTTGAGCTTTCCTTTAGCCACCGAGTGGCTCTCTTTGTCTCCTTCTATCTGCCGGTCAGCTCCTGATGTTTGCCATGCTGCAGGAACACATGAATCACTCTGTATTTATAGCTTCTGGTGGTTTCCAGACCTCAGGCTCTAAACAAATGACCCACATCCCAGCATCTGCACCATCATGCTGTGTGACAGCGTACAAGAGGTGGTCTTGTTTCTGGTACCAAATTAACTTTTCAACAGCTTTATTAGCATTAAGCATACGTTTGGTTTACGGTTTTGTAAAGGTGGATATTTTCCTATCTATCATAATCACTGAATCCAATATTCGCCCATTTGTGTGACGACACATCAGGTAACTATTTACTGTATTTGGACCTCAACAGGTGGTGATGTTGTACTTTATTAGAAGCTTTACTTGGGAGGCTGCGTTATTGAATGCACTGAGAGTAgcaatattttattgttttaaattagaCCACACAGTTTGTAGGTGATGTGCACTCAGTACGATATTTATGCAgctatgtttttgtgtatttttgcgTACGTGTGAATAAAATGTGTACTAGCTGTGACTTGGTGACAGGAACGGTTTGTGTAGTTATGAAAAACTTCTAAATAATCCACAACACTTTCCTCTGGTTTGTAAAGATGCTGCTGAAACTCATTTGTCTGCTTTCAATGTCAGGAATGCTCAGCAATTATCATGTCCATATTCAGTTCATTCATGTAAACCCAACCTCTGATTGATTGTAAGGGAAAGTCGATTTTTCACATTTGTTacgtttgttttttattacagaAGTATGCAGTGTAACTTAATATAAGcttaatttgaatttatttacatttcctCATTGTGTATTTTTAGCAACTATTTATGATAAAGTGACAGATTTAAGCATTAGTTTTTTACCAAATATTCTTTATacaataaatgataaaaatacacCATGAATTGTTCTTCTCTTGCattttgaatgtattttaaAGTTCATGTTTTGGGGTAGTGGTAGACGAAAAGTTTAAATTatttgcctgggtccagacctttgaatccgtCCGCTCGCTGAcgattctgtctgatatcaggcaataAAGTTATTACTATGCAAGAACATTTGTACGATTTGATTAACTGTGTGTCTTATTATGTCTTTAATTAAAGTCCCTGTCCTTTTTAAGTGTCTACTTCTAATGTGTTTGCTTTTCATCCGCACTAGCAGCGTGGCTCTGGGGATGGCAGCTTTGGTCTCTCAGTTGGTCGATCACTTTGACTGAAATGTCTAAACAACTGTGAGTTGGACTGTCACTAAATTTGTTAGATACCCACAGTGCCAAGAGGATGTGTCCTGCTGACTTTGGTTAAAGTTTACATTTGTGATTAAGgttaaaatgtctcaacaacagctgaatggattgtcatgaaatttggtgcagacatCCCTGTTCCCCACAGGACAAATTGTAATAACCTTGGTAATTCCCTAACCTTTAATCTGGAGCCACCATGAGGTCAACATCTTTAATTTTAGATTCAGGAATAATATATGAAAAATTGATGACATTCCCATTAGCTTCAGCTGTAGTTGTTTGATGCTATTGAGCAAATGTTGGCATGTTGAATGAAgatgaacatggtaaacatcaGAGGTGGGaataagtcattgttttgcaagtcacaaatAAGTCTTAAGTCTTTGCACTTAAGTCCAAAGTCTTAAACTTTGATTTCAAGTCCTAGACGAGTCATAATAAGGTCTTCACCAAATATAATgcaattttaacaacaaactaatattaaacatacaaatataatgaattctttttaaaacaagtttCTTTAAAGTTGCTGCATCTTTGTTATTTCTGTCTTGtacattttgcatactgcaatgtgtttctgttgacCATCGCAGCTTGTGTATGCAAATGAATAAATCCTTAGTAACATTTTTGCCAACTGGCGCTCAGTAACGTAACGTTGGTTCTTCATGGCTCTCTCTTggaacttgattggatgctgttaGACTGGTTTAAACAAAGTGGATTGGGGAAATTCAGTGTCCACTTGCTGGGAAATTAATTGGTTAATGGCACACTTTTAATATAcacaatcagccaaaacattaaaaccagtggtgggtgaagtaagtaacattgatcattttgttacaatgcagtgttctgctgggaaacctttggtcatGGCATTCacgtggatgccacttgacggCTTCCACTCACCCGAACACCGCTGTGGGCTAAGTAACCCCCCCTCACAGCAACGATACTCCCtaaaggcatcaacctggcctccaaattcccaaGATCCaaatctgattgagcatccATGGGACATGCTATTACCCCTGAGGTACCCCTAATCCAAATTCACAGTGGGATCTTATCGTCGataccttgagctttttgtcatgttcctcaggccattcctgaacagtttttgtggtgtggcatggcgcaTTTGTCTGctgggggggcactgccatcagggagtacCCTTGCCGTCCTTAGCCCGCagcggtgtttgggtgggtggaaaGAATGCCATGACCAAAggtctcccagcagaacactgcattgtaacaaaatgatcaatgttactcacttcacccaccactggttttaatgttttggctgatcggtgtatatatCTTATCTTAAGGCTTGGGAGGGAGGTTTCAAgtatttcaagtcaaaaggctcgaGTCTAAGTGAAGCCATGGGTGTTTAaatccaagtcaagttgcaagcCTTTGAGTTtgtcgagtctaaagtcatccAATTTGTGACCTGACTCCAAATCATGTGATTCAAGTCCTCACCTTTCATTCTGCCTGCTAAACaccaccatgttaaaatgctaaagttagcatttagcacaaAGTATCTCTGTACAGCCTCATCAAGCCACCAGTGACTTAAGTCTTATTTCTGTTGCTTTAAATACATCAGCATGAGGAAATGTGATGCCACTGGTGtcatctcttttcctctttttgagGCTGAATTAACACAAGTGCTGAAACTAATGCACTCCTGTGGAAATCTGACCCTAAATACAAATCCCATTTGAACAAACAAGTAGCAGacaattaaaaaatgatgtACTCAGTTATctcatcattcattttaaatcatttcaaCTGAAGGTGAAGTGTTCTCCTAATCGTAATAGTGAAAGCAGGGAATGAAGCTGCACTTCTGTTTGCCAAAAACTGTTGAGTTTAACATCCTGactattattttttacattttacaaatcaaacacagagaACAGATTCCAGCCATCATCGTACAAAGGTTCATAGACAGTCATTCACAGGCATCATCACTGTGGAAGTACAGATCTGACAATACACGGAGGTTATGTAAAAAATATTGCTGATGAATAAAGAAGAAATATTCCAGCAGGAGGTCAACTATATACAGCCATTGTGACAATGAAGAAAGCTACAATAGAAAAAAGTACAGAGCAAAATTCTTATGTTGCAGAAGTTAATAAAACCTCAACATGGCAGTGAGGTTAAAACTGTATAGGTGGATATTACTCAACGCTGCAGTGGTCTGAAATGTTGTTAGGCAACAGAGTTCGgtacaaaatgttaaatgtgttaAGGCTATGAACAAAATACACTTGAAGAATAATAAGTAGTCTCCCATACACACAATAACTTATAAGAGAGTATATCACATCCTCAGAGCGACCAGTATGTTGATATTTGGCACACAGACAAGAAGCAGGCTGTTAAATCATCCCAAATATCatccaaaatgaaaacatacagtacaaaatgtttattgtagGTTGGACTTGTGTTAAGTATTTCATTTAAACAACCATTAAACTGGGAAAAACTTTGACCTTGATGGATTCAGATCATTAAAAGTCATCATAAAGTCACTGCATTTATGTTTCAAGCTCTCCTCTCAAAGTGGTCCCAATGATCTGTAACTGACTGCGACAAACCAAAACTGGACTTACAGTCACATAAAAAGGCTGCTCTGTGAACCTGCAGAAGTAAACGACGAACAAAAGcccataaaaaaacagaaactgcATGACCTAAAACACAGTTCTCACACAACCAGACTGGAATTTAGCATTTTCACTTCAAATAAAGACTCTGGTCATCCACGTCTCTGAGCAACACTAACATGACACCAAGACtctgtgaataaaataaaaaaagaatagagAACATActgtaaagaaatgaaaaataaagactgAGGAGGTGAGAGGCCAGTGGCCGATTATAGTATCTTCTTTTTGAGTATGAGCGGTCCCACGTTGTCTCCAGTTAGCTCGTTGTGCTTTAAGTGTGACTTGTCACAAACAGGAAACTAGAACAGGAAACAGCTTAATATTAGTTGATCAGCCAGATACAGGAACAATAAACTCTTCCTTAtcctgaattattttttaaaaacacataaaatataatGCAAGTAAGCCAGTCATATTCCAATAGAAATAACTGTTGAATCTTAAAGAGGTATAACTCACAGTTTTGGAGCGCCAGCAGCGACAGTAACACACGTTTGCGCTGTTCAGGTCCTCGATGTCTATCTCGTTCACCACCTTGGGGTTCTCCTTCTGGATCTTCAGGTTGATCAGGCAGtctctctgcttcttcttcttagGCAGGAATGGGCGAATGGTCAGATAGCCCAGCAAGGCCAGGATACCCAGGAGAGGCAGCAACCGGAGCCACTCggacactacacacacacacgttagcGAAGATAGGAGAATAACTGTTAGTGGTTTTCAGTTTCAGTGCAACTGTTATCTGAGTCTGATGCTTTCCTTTAGCTTTTCTTAATCAAAGAAGAATATCTGCTAAGCCAGCCTTTGTGGCGTTCATATTGTTAGCATTTACCCTAAGTGACGGACGTGCTGCACGGTTGGGAAACAGTTGCACTTGTGCCTAGAGCATCAAGTACACATCATTCCTGTAATTTAAGCTcattttgtgttaaaatgttacTGTTAAATGCTGGTGTTTTCCACCCTTACTTTAAGTCATCATTTTACAGACTTTTaaagcagcactgttgtcatctgtCTTCGTGAAATGAAGCCACGCTTTGGACCTTCTTGTTGCAGGTTTCCAGCAGTATAGACACAAGTTTAATGTCACTGTTTTGTAAGACAAACTGTGAGAGAAACAAGCTGGCATCATTAAAAGGAATTAATAAGCTCGGGGGCATCCCATCCCTAATAACTGAAAACTGGTATACCCTGCGTAACAAGAATATAAACTTAAACCTGTGTCAGCCATGGGTTGAAAATGTGTACCCTGAGAGGGGTTAAGGCTGCATGTGCATTACTGGAGGCTCTAAAACCTGACAAATCAATTTGTAGTTGAAGGTTGTCATTGATTAATCAGAAACTACTAGGATTATTGTTTACGTTAATCATTTTCTAGGCGAAGACTACACATATTTCCTGGTTGAGGCTCCGCTAATGTGAGGatatgctgcttttctttgtcatatatgtGAGTACACTGTCAAATTAGGCTGACGGGGCATGGTGGTACTTAGCATTGTGGGGGGTTGGAACcaagggtgggggagcccttctgtgcag
The window above is part of the Epinephelus moara isolate mb chromosome 5, YSFRI_EMoa_1.0, whole genome shotgun sequence genome. Proteins encoded here:
- the cisd2 gene encoding CDGSH iron-sulfur domain-containing protein 2, which gives rise to MVLETISRIIKVQLPAYLKRLPLPETIGGFARLTVSEWLRLLPLLGILALLGYLTIRPFLPKKKKQRDCLINLKIQKENPKVVNEIDIEDLNSANVCYCRCWRSKTFPVCDKSHLKHNELTGDNVGPLILKKKIL